A genomic region of Nostoc sp. UHCC 0702 contains the following coding sequences:
- the ychF gene encoding redox-regulated ATPase YchF → MLRAGIVGLPNVGKSTLFNAVVANAKAEAANFPFCTIEPNVGVVAVPDERLNVLSKISSSAQIIPARVEFVDIAGLVKGASQGEGLGNQFLSHIREVDAIVHVVRCFENDDIIHVAGSVDPARDIEIINLELGLADLAQIERRIDRTRKQARTSKDAQFEVTVLEKLTAALNDGKSVRQVTLNEEEAEIIKGLGLLTNKPIIYAANVSEDELATGNAFVEQVRQIASQENSQVVIVSAQVEAELVELPEEDKADFLASLGVEEGGLKSLIRATYTLLGLRTYFTSGPKETRAWTIHAGMSAPQAAGVIHSDFERGFIRAETVAYNDLVATGSLNAAKEKGLVRSEGKEYVVQEGDVMLFRFNV, encoded by the coding sequence ATGCTAAGAGCCGGAATTGTCGGACTTCCCAACGTCGGAAAATCTACTTTATTTAATGCCGTAGTTGCTAACGCCAAAGCCGAAGCGGCTAACTTTCCATTTTGCACGATTGAACCGAATGTCGGCGTTGTCGCAGTACCGGATGAGCGGTTAAACGTGCTTTCAAAAATTTCCAGCTCAGCACAAATTATTCCGGCGCGTGTCGAGTTTGTAGATATCGCCGGTTTAGTTAAAGGTGCAAGTCAAGGTGAAGGATTAGGAAATCAATTTCTCTCCCACATCCGTGAAGTTGATGCTATTGTGCATGTCGTGCGTTGTTTTGAGAATGATGATATTATCCACGTTGCCGGTTCTGTTGATCCAGCACGAGATATTGAAATCATTAATTTAGAGCTAGGTTTAGCAGATTTAGCACAAATTGAACGGCGAATTGATCGCACTCGTAAACAAGCTCGTACCAGTAAAGATGCACAATTTGAGGTAACAGTTTTAGAAAAATTAACTGCTGCTTTAAATGATGGAAAATCGGTGCGTCAAGTCACTTTAAATGAAGAAGAAGCAGAGATTATTAAAGGATTGGGACTGCTGACTAATAAACCGATTATCTATGCTGCCAATGTATCAGAAGATGAGTTGGCAACAGGTAATGCATTTGTAGAACAAGTCCGGCAAATTGCATCACAAGAAAATTCTCAAGTTGTGATAGTTTCTGCCCAAGTCGAAGCGGAATTAGTAGAATTACCCGAAGAAGACAAAGCAGATTTTTTGGCATCTTTGGGTGTAGAAGAAGGCGGCTTAAAATCTTTGATTCGTGCTACCTATACCCTTTTAGGTTTGCGGACATATTTCACAAGTGGCCCCAAAGAAACCCGCGCTTGGACTATTCACGCTGGAATGTCTGCACCCCAAGCCGCAGGCGTAATTCATAGTGATTTTGAACGAGGATTTATTCGCGCCGAAACCGTTGCTTATAATGATTTGGTCGCGACTGGTTCATTGAATGCTGCCAAAGAGAAAGGGTTAGTTCGCAGTGAAGGAAAAGAGTATGTTGTGCAGGAAGGAGATGTGATGTTATTCCGATTTAACGTGTAG